In the genome of Montipora foliosa isolate CH-2021 chromosome 3, ASM3666993v2, whole genome shotgun sequence, one region contains:
- the LOC137996876 gene encoding 5-hydroxytryptamine receptor 4-like produces MANFANETFLNSSTTIPTSQPPNDAVKWKQGLKVFLIIAEVTVVALGLLCNIAVVYAFLFYKKLRTNVTNYFVISMAISDILTTGLVTSFHLDATIKDHQWTQGEFMCSLYTTMYLLAVPSSIINLCAVTVDRYLVLKMPFRYKSLMTPGRAVFIICWLWIYAIIWACLPVMGWKIDLPAVEDGYCYFLSTKEYNIAVIVFNFFLPMIFMAISWSLIFAIVRQHHKRLQKIERSLSFNANESSNSRNGEAAQNVRGSRYIGFIVVLYYFCWFPYATVSVIANICEIISVPYLIPVQVFDGFLVLGFLNSALNPFLYPFHDKHFKEAFKDMWRKIKSKTLVKMSRLRQNPEMV; encoded by the coding sequence ATGGCAAACTTCGCAAATGAAACCTTTTTGAACAGCTCAACAACGATTCCCACATCTCAGCCACCAAACGATGCTGTCAAATGGAAGCAGGGCCTTAAAGTTTTCCTCATCATAGCAGAGGTGACAGTAGTTGCTCTTGGACTTCTTTGTAACATTGCCGTTGTATACGCTTTTCTTTTCTACAAGAAGCTAAGAACCAATGTAACCAACTACTTTGTTATATCCATGGCAATATCGGATATCTTGACAACGGGGCTtgtcacgtcatttcatttGGACGCAACTATAAAAGACCACCAATGGACACAAGGTGAATTTATGTGCAGTCTTTATACCACAATGTATTTACTGGCCGTGCCGAGCTCAATTATCAACCTGTGTGCTGTCACTGTGGACCGTTATTTGGTGCTAAAGATGCCTTTCCGATATAAGTCATTAATGACACCCGGAAGAGCTGTCTTTATAATTTGCTGGCTGTGGATTTACGCCATTATTTGGGCGTGTCTTCCTGTTATGGGATGGAAAATTGATCTTCCGGCTGTCGAAGATGGGTACTGTTATTTCCTTTCCACAAAGGAATACAACATTGCGGTCATTGTCTTTAACTTTTTTCTTCCCATGATCTTCATGGCAATATCTTGGTCGCTCATCTTTGCCATTGTACGTCAACACCATAAGAGGCTTCAGAAAATAGAGAGGAGTCTTTCCTTCAACGCAAACGAGTCCTCGAATTCTAGAAACGGCGAGGCTGCTCAAAATGTTCGAGGCTCGCGGTACATCGGCTTCATTGTCGTTCTCTATTATTTCTGTTGGTTTCCCTATGCAACAGTGAGTGTTATTGCGAATATCTGCGAAATAATCTCTGTCCCATATTTAATTCCTGTACAAGTTTTCGATGGTTTTCTTGTGTTGGGGTTTTTGAATTCTGCTCTTAATCCATTCTTGTACCCGTTCCACGACAAGCATTTTAAAGAAGCTTTCAAGGACATGTGGAGGAAAATCAAAAGtaaaacacttgttaagatgtCGCGACTGCGACAAAACCCAGAAATGGTGTAA